ACGGCATCCGCCTGCGGGCGCAGTACAgcgggcagagccaggggcagaAACAGTGCTGCGACCTGGGAAAAAATATGCTGGGCGAGATCCAGAGCATCCAGCAGAGCATCCGGCAGAGCATCCAGCAGACCATCCAGGAGACCATCCAGGGGAAAGCGGGGACCCTCCCGCCCTACTTGCCCGACATCTGCACCGCTCTGAGCCAGCAGGTGAACACCCAGCTCACGACGCTGGGGGACAAGCTGAAggagaagctgcaggaccagGCGCAGGCGAACGGGCGGCTGCACAGCGAGAAGCTGCTCAGCGAGGCCAACCTGCGGGAGTGCGGGCAGCAGCGCACCAGGGAGACCCAGCAGCACCAGCACCAGCTGCAGGCCCTGCAGGCCGCCTGCGACGCCGAGGCCAAGCGGAGCTACCAGGAGAAGCAGACGCTGACGGAGGAGAAGGGGCGCCTGagccagcagctgcaggagaACAAGCGGCTCCTTGCCCAGGCTGAGCTCACCAAGGCCCAACTGGAGAGCTGCAGGAAGGCAAAGGTGGGGGGGCCCCGGGCTGCCGTGTGTCCGTGCCCACGTCCATCctgaggcggggcggggggaggtgtgCACCTCCTTGTGGGTACGTAGGAACGTGCCCACAAATCCAGCCTGCCATCTGGGCATGGTCCGCCCTCCGGGGGTCTGTCTGTTCATTggggttgccaggcgtccggaACGCCCGGTCGAAAGGGgatcctggcggctccagtcaccACCAccaactgggctgttaaaagtccggtggGCGGCACAGCCgggcctggggctaaggcaggctccatgTCTGCCCTGGCTCCGCGTGGCTCCTAGGAAgcggccgccaggtccctgcagccccaggcacaTGGGTGGCCGGGGAGGCTCCACGCTTGCCCCCGCCCCGAgggccggctccgcagctcccattggctgggaaccacaaccAATAGGAGCTATGGGAGTGGCGCCTGTGGGCACGAGGGCGGcacatggagcctccctggctgcccatgtgcctcggggctgcagggaggctctgcatgctgccctctgcatggctgcttcccgggagccatAGTAAGCACCACCAGGACCCCGAACCTTTTccagcaccccatccccctgccccagcacggagtcccctcccacacccaaacacccTTCCGGAGCCTACATCCTGtcccacctccctgcagcccccaacactccctgtcccagccaggacccccccttcaccccaaacccctcatcccagccccaccccagagcctgtaccccctgccagagcccacaccccaaccccgtgcccggagtcccctcctgcaccccaaacccctcatcctcagagcctgcacccccccagccGGATTCCTcaacccccctccacacacacctcaacctcctgccccagcccggtgaaagtcagtgagggtgggggagagcaagggaGGGGAGATGCAGTGGGCAGAGGTGAGACCTCGGGAAGGGCCGGGGTTGGGTATtcggttttgtgccattagaaagttggcagccccaCTGTTCATCCACTGATGTCCTTGTAGGTTGGGGGGGTAGATAGTGTTTattcccccccctccaccccctccttcccacatACACACCCTGGAGCAGATCCCCCAAGCCGTGCGACTCCCCCAAGGCCACCGGGCTGCCTGCTGGCTCACGGGGCCCCGAGGGCTGGGGCAGCGCATAGCAGGGGACAGAGGCCTTCCCCCAATCTCCTCCACCCACACCCTTGCCAGGAGTCAGGCAGGGAGGGTCTCCCCAGTTCCTTCCGGTCCGTGCACATCACCGTCTGGTGCCGAGTGGGCAGAGCGAAGCGTTCTGGGCTGCACACGTGCTGGCTCTTGGGGGTGGCTTCGTGGCCGGCAGCTGAGCCAGCGTGACTCTCCTCTCATTGACAGGGCAGTGCTTTGAACCCAGGCCTGAGAAATCCTGGCAACCCCGGGACCTTCGGCAACCCCGGGACCTTCGGCAACCCTGGCACCTTCGGGAACCCTGGCACCTTCGGGAACCCTGGCACGTATGGGAACCCCGGCACCTTTGGGAACCCAGGGACACTGGGGAATCCCGGGACGTTCGGGAACACTGGTGAGTGCCCGTGCGAGGAAGGGCAAAAGGCAGGTGTCCAGATGCTTTCCCGGACTAGCTTTGGCCGGTGGCGCCAGCCCCTGGAGCTGGCCTGTGGGCACAACCCTCACCCACTTTCCTAGCCCTGCTCTGAGAAAccctagccccagctcctccctcaaCATCTATCGCTAATGAAACCCTGCAGCGTCGGTGAGGTCGGTGCCACGGAGCAAGCGGCATGGAGGtttccaccaccccaccccacctcggctctgctgctgccccaccatcctgacccacagcccctggggcTCCCTAGCAGCTTTGTGCATTCACGTCATTCCCAACCTGGAGCCATTATACAGCAGCTGGGGGACGAGGGGGCTCCTTGCTGGGCCATCGGCAGGCCGAGCCAGACCCCCCTTGTGTCCCTGCCCGGCCAGGGGCCCCGTGTCCCAGATTCCTCCAGGAGTGGCGAGGCCAGCCCAGGATTGGGGGCttgtgagggggagggaggcCCCTTCCCTTGCACATACGGGCAGTAGATTCCAGCCAAGAGACCTCTGGTGCTTCTCGCCCTGTTAGACAGCACCAGCCTGGATGAAATCAGAAAGCGACTCCTGGAGGCCAAGCTGCCCAACCAGTTCCCCCCCAAACCCGTGGCGCAGCCCAGGTAAGGAGCGAAGGGCAAGGCAGGTTGGGGGGTCCCCTGTATGAGCACGCTGAGCAACCTATCATAGCAGCTGTCCCTCTCGCATCCCCCTCTACCCCAGTATCCCCCCCCATTAAAGCAGACCATTGGCCCCGCACGGCCAGTGGCCTGCCTCTAGCACTGGCTGCAGCGTCCCCTTCTCCCTAGTGCGCCTGGTTGATTGTGCAGTACAGTCTGTGTGGGTCCAGAACCCTTCCTGACCCTTcacaccctgaagcatgagagttgGGGTCAGGCAGCATCtggcctctctctgctgctgttaAGCAGCCCCATGAGTAGACTCCGTCGCAGCGTAAAGCAGCTGGGATGTGGGTGGAGCGTGGGATAGAACTAACATCTCTTGCAAAGAGCATTTCCTGGGGGTCGGGGCGCAGAGCTCCTGTTTCACAGCTACGCTCACCTGCCCCTGGGGGTGACGTGGAGGGAGGGGTCGTTAGCGTTTACAAGGCGAGGCGCTGGGGGCCAAGGGCAAAGCATGATTGCAGGCGCTGAGGAGCGTGGGATCAGACCCCTACGGAGCATTTCCTGagcggctgggggtgggggggcctggTACACGTTATCAGTATGCTCAGTAGCTGGACAATATCGAGTCTGGCCAGTGACTCCAGCGGGCACAGGATCGGGCCCTTTGTTTACTGGAGACGGGCTCGCCTGGGGGCATGAGAACCTGCCAGAGCCCagcagcagcctgcctgggctCTTTGAtagggggagagggcaggggccACAGGAAATCCTGGGGCAGCAGGATCCCACAGCGGTCGGCAGCTTCCTCGCAGGGCAGGAACCCGGGCGCGGCCACTCGGGCTGTGTGTGAGCGGCGTTAGCGCCGACCTTTCTCGCTGTTTTCTTTTCCACGCCAGCGGCTAACCAGGGAGCGAGGCCATGGGGAGCAGAGGCCGGGAGCTGAATTGGAGCAAAGGGGAGGAAACGCAACTTGATTGGCAAGAAACTTAGGAGACTGAACTGGTGCCCGGCCTGAAATCGCCATCTCcctcagacagacacagacacgcCTGGGCAGAGACTTCCAGATAAGCGCACACGTACATGTgaatctccccaccccacccacccggCTGAAATCCATCttacccccccctccccagctccaatCTCTCGCACACACACTTGGCCACACTCTCGGCTCACCCAGCTCATGCTCACCCCAGGGACACATGccctctgggcctcccccccccccgccccttattCCTGGTCCTGTTACCCCTGGTTCGCCAGCCCCGGAAGCTGGGCATGCTGGTGGGAGGGGAGCTCATGCTGATCTCGCCCTCTGGCAGCCCTCCCTCCGACTGGTAGCCCTTTGGGTGGGGGTTCTGGCCAGACCTGGCAGCACGGCCCAGGCcaagccgggggggaggggggaggaccgtggctccctctgtctgaccccactccctgggctTTACTCACCCTCACAACCCCTGCTGAGATCCCCTCCATCCTCCCCCCGCCCGGGCCTGGCCCCCGTCCTCCTCCAGCCACTCCTGTGTCCCTGCCCAGCCCTCGCTCCCCTCAGGCCTCAAGGCCCTGGTCTGCTCAGGCTCCGCGGCCCCAACACCCCTCCAGTACTGCAGCCCTTTGTCATCTGGGCCCTTGCAGCTCACCCCATCCCAGGGAGGCTcgaccctggggccctgcccagtgccacaacccgggggtgcagggggccGGCTGAGCGGGATCTGCCATGGATGTGAACGCAGGGCCAGGAGGTGAAGGGGAACCGCCGGGGCGGCTCCGGCCTCGCTCGCTGATTAGCCCAGCGATGCAGCGGAGGCTCATGGCGCTTTGCTGTAAATTCTTCCACCCCGCACTGAATACAGGCCTGACGGCAGCCCGGACGGGGGGTTGTGCTTTGTTCcgggcgctgggggcgggagcCGGTGGGTCTGGTTCTGCTCCCGCTGACCCTGGCCCAGACCTTGAGCCAGCggagtcccctgccctgagccaagGCTGGGGACTCGGAAGGTCCTGGAAGGCCCctctgcagcgggggggggctgggcgctgaagatcctgggggaggggggtgacatTCGCTCGGGGGCTGGGTTCCTAAAGGGGCTTTTGCCCCAGAGTTTGGAAGAGGAGAGGacaattgggggagggggcaggggacacaCGTCCCCCTGTGCCTTGTCTCTTCCGccaccccccaacctgccccgTCCACCAAGGCCGTCAGCTGCTGTCCTGAGCCAACGGCCCCTGCCTAGGGCCCAGCCACCGCCAGCGCCCCCTCAGCCCCCCGGCAAGTGGTGCAGGAGTCCGGGTGGCTGCGAGCGGGGCCCAGCTCTCGAGCCAACGGGGAACGTCCCGTTCTGGCCGCCCCGGAGGAAGGGACTGACAGGTGCCGCAGGAAGAGCCAGGCCAAGCTGGGACccaaacaaagaaacaatgaaGCACGTTCCCAGAACTGCAGGGGGCAGGATCCAAGCCCGGCCCAGTGGCCTCCGGCCAGGAATTCTGCACACTTGGAGCAGGAACAAGCCAGAGGCCAACCTTGGCCCGGCTGCCAGCTCCAGCCGCGCCGAAGAGGGGCTGGTTCTGGAgcctgctctcagccccagaggagcgggcaggggggagaggggcgCACACGCACAGCGAGAGCAAGCcccgggcaggcaggcaggcagcagcacacCTGTGCCACCCACGCCCGCCTTTCCAGGTGGCACATGGacaaggctggggccagggatcaTTGCTGGGGGAGCCAAACTGTTTCCCGGCTGCTGGCCTGTCAtaactgccccctctccccccgccctccagggAAGGGAATTGCCCTCTCCTGCTCCATGGATCCAGCTCCGGTGGCCCCCGAGAGGGAGAAGCACCCAGTGATGGGTGGAtaatccatgggagttttgctgggtAAACCAAGGGCATCTGGCCCCATTTAGATCAGCTGCCAGGCTGCACCcacctggggtctctgctctcagtcccacctctgcccccccctTGGGGATGTTCCCCTTTCAGGCCCCCGGCAGAGGGGTAACTCTCCCCCGGCAGCTGACACGAGCATCCTCTCCAGGCTGGAAATCTAGCCCCAAAGCCTTGCTTTGTTGGACAAGGAAAGCGGCCTGAATAAATGGCCTCCCTGGACATTCCCCACAGGCCCCACTGGCTCTGGCGCTGCCAGAGGGGAAATGTGCCGCGGCCGGTGAGGCTGGGCGCTAGAGGCCCTGGCCATCAACTCAAAGCCAATTCCCCTCTCGACCTGAGGCCAcctgtgctgagctgggtttcAGCAGCCCTCAGCTGGGGCTCAGCGCACGACCTAGTAGTTAGTTATGTCTCAGCGCCGCCCCACAAGGGAGTTATCAGGCCCTCTTACagaggggtaaactgaggcacagagcagcgacGTGACAGTAAGCGAGTGGCAGAGTTGGAAgaagaatccaggagtcctgactcgtGTCTCTCTAACTGCTAGGCTACGCTGCCCCTCccagaaccccggagtcctgactcccagacacCCCCCATGATTCACTAGATACAAACTGTGCTGCAGAAGTAGGAAACCGATCGCCTGACAAAGCGATTTGTGTTAAATACATTAATCGCGCCGGGCGGCTCAGCTCTGAGCCAGGCTGCGTTTCCTACGGATGGCCCTGAGCCTTGGCAGGATGAGAGGGTTAGTTTAGAAACCCGGAGGACACGCTAGAGCCCAGGAGCAGCCGTGTTGTTGCCATGGGATGATTTATGGCTGGGCCTTATCTCCCCTTACTAGCTATAATCAGTCTTTCCTAACACTCCATGCGAGATTGTAAACTCCTTTGGGAAGTCCCTGCATCCTTCTGGCTCTGTGCTCAGGGTTTTAGCTCACATCCTAAAGCCAGCCACAAGCCCTGCTCACAGGAATCACTCACGTtcccctgccaccgaaatgcagccacctctgggggagAAGGCAGcagtttaacagcacacagcgaTGCTATGGGAGGACTATAGGATAATTATGTACCCAGCTGACATTTCGAATCGAGGGGGAGCAGGATTTAAGAAGGTCACAGGAACCCGCAGAGCTGACGGTGGGTCAGGACAGGGGGGTTAATGAACAAACAGTTTCATGAGATCTTTCAGGACCTGTCTCAAACACCcgcccctccctgctgggcagcgctcaggggagagccccccttctgagcccccccagccctgcgcagGGACAGTGGGGCCAGCACTGGCTGCGAGGggagagcccccccaccccacttcctgcctTTTCTCTCCCACACACGTGCGAATCAGACTGAGCCCCAATTAGCAGATAAAGTCGCAGCTCCCGGGGAGCAGTGACAGGGAACAgaagagcccccaccccactccaggaagGGGTCATCCAAGCACCGGCTGCTCTCTGGTTACACAAGGCCACAGGGTAGGCGCTTGTCCCGGCTTCCCCCTCACCTATGGCAGGTGGAACCCCCCCCATCCTTCCTCGCCGGGGAGCTGCTGCGCCCCACGCTCAGGAGGCAGCACAGCCTGGGGGGAGCACCCAAGGGTGACGGCCTTGCTGCACCCTGGGAAACTCTGCTGCAGCCGCATGCACCAGGGCTGGAAAGGCCCCCCAGGAGGCCACATTGCCCAATATTGACCCCACACCGTCaactcccctcccgccccctcctgACAACGGATTGGCACCCCCCAGGCTCAACCCCTGGGCCAGGCTCACAGCTACACCAAGGCCCTGCTCGGCCCCTCTGGCCACACAAGGGGTCCTTAAAGCAGGTGGAAACAGCCCCCCGACTCCCACCATGTGCACGCACCTCCCTGGCCGCCCGTGGAGCTGGCCTAAGGACTGCGCccaccctgtccccagccccagggggcagagtggggccatGGGAGACACACTGTGCTGCAACTGTTCCCTGGAGCTATGGGGAGCagagtgtaagttagagcagccccaaggctgctGTGGCAGGCACCAAGCAGGGCCCTGCCCTAGAACAGGGGgtgcacaaaggtggcttaaagccagcCAGAcaccatcccccacccacccacgctCCAGGAGGAGGAAACGGAGACTCAGGCCTCTGCAGTAGTTTCACCCTGGACCCTGGAGCTCTGCACTCTGCTGTGCAGGGGGAGCTCACCCCAGGGCTGTCACTCCACCGCctgtccccagggctgcccaggatGGGCCTGCAGGGGACTCGGCTCCTGGATTCtggtccccccgcccccgccccgctggcagagcagggggagagCTCGTTCCTTGGAGGAGCATCAGGAAATCCTCTATAAATAACCCGGCCAAACAAGGGCTTCCTCAGCAGGAGGCCAGGAACCCCAGCGGTAACGAGCCCCAGGGGAGAGCGTGGGGCCAGTGAGGCAGAGAGGCCAAAGGCCACGCACTGGAAACAGAGCcaggctgccggggggggggggggcagcccctggAAAGGGCGCGCAGGGcgcaggctgcagcagagagtggggggaaggagggcgaCATGGCCCCGGCTTTCTGCCTGAGGCGGAGAAGCTGCCCCGGGATGTGACGTTCAGGCCGGTTTTTCCCGGGCCTTGTTTACTCTCCTCCCCTGGAAGCAGAGCTGCTCCGAGCCCCATGTTTTTCCACGGCTGGCCCAGGAGACCCCCAGCTCCAGAGATGCCCCCCCCCAGAAGACAGGCAGGGAAGAGCCACCCCACATGGGCTCCCTCACCCCCTTGGCGCCCTCCACGCTCAGGGGCGCCCCCAAATATAACCCTCCTGAGGCGAGGGGTGctgccccccactcctgggcagggGAGAGGCTGCTTTTGCCAGCCTTGCCTGGAGAGAAAGGGCCTAACCTTGCTCTGGCACCCCCAGCTAGGAACAGCACCGGCAGGCTGGGCCATGGGATCAGGGGAGAAACGTGTCTCCATTGCGGGAGCAGAACCTGCCTGGCAAAACCACTGTGCCAAGCACCCAGCACCCTGCTGCTCCGAGCTTCTGAGGCTTGTGACCCGAGCAGACGGCCCGAGGGGCCGGACACCGGGGTTCCATTCTTGGCTCTGCCCCCAACCCATGGACAAGCCGTGGCAGCTCCAGCGCCCCAAGGCGCTACCCACCCCTAACCCCAACAGCAGCGCTAGGCAAAATCCCTCCCAGCACGTCCTgactgctccacccccactctgtagcagccaggccctggtCAGTCAGCtctgtgctcggagctgtacagagagactccctgccccctgcctcagtcccccaccccccatgaagTGGGGCTCCTGCCGCTGGGAGGCTGAATTCATTCATATGACCAAAGTGTTCTTGGACGCTGCACTGGCAAAGGATCATTCGTCCCCCATGTTAACGGGAACACCCCACCACCCCAGCCGGCCTCACCCCTCCCCAGCTGTACAGAGCACAGGCCCAGTCACGCCCTCCCTTCCCTCTTACAGAGCCAGCTGTACACACAGCGTCCTCTAGCCCAGgtgttcctccacccctggaaagaaggaaaatagtcccttctcccccgccccccagcagggcGAGCTCCCCTTGCCTCCCCAGGGCCCGCTGGTCACCGGGCCATGGAAGGCTGAGCACCTCCATAGGCCTCATGCTGGCGGGAGGAAAGAACAGATGACAGGGCAGGGAAAGGGACTGGGGGGTTTAATTAACACGGTGGGGGGCTAATAGCCCTGAGAGTTGGGTGcaagtgcaggagggggctgtccTCTGCCTTCTGTGCCCCCAgcacacccagctctgctgcgCCCCTCagccccgacccacagcccctgggaTCCCCCCCACAGACCTCTGTCATTGTCCCTCAGCTTCTCCAGCCCCGAGGCCAACTGCTGCGGGAGCTAGGCTGAGACCGGCACACTCATCGCTGCCGAAGCGGATCGCAGACCCAGCTCCTCCCACGCCCAGCGTCTCGCTCTTCCCACAATGCCGCACCGGCGCCTCGGCCCCTGGCCCAAGCGACACCCCAGCCCCGCCGGCCCCTCACTTCCCAACACAGAAGTCCCTGAAGACGATATCCAGGATCTCCTCGGCGCTGACTCGGCCCGTGATCTTCCCCAGGTGCCTGCGGGCCAGCCGCAGCTCCTCGGCTGCCAGCACCAGATCCAGGGACTTGTAGCCGTGGTACCGGCCCAGCGAGCCCAGGCAGCTGGTGAGGTGGAGGCGGTGCCGTGCCTGCGTGAGGCTTGGGGAGCCGGCCAGAGGGTCGCCGCACCTGGCAGACGAAAGGAGGGGTCACGCCCATAGCCCCAGCTCACTTAGGAGACCAAAGAGAAGCTTCAGGCAGGTGGTGGCACTGCTGCCCTCTGCATCGCTATGTGTCATAAACCCTGTACTGCTCGCAGCTGATGGTGATTCTCCTGTAGCTCCTAATCCCGCTGCCACCAGAGCGGAGCCCTAGGGCATCACCGACCTCAGATACTATGTGCACGGGGCCTGTCTTCCATTGCTGTTGATTGGCAGCAAGGAAACTCCCCGTGCAGGAGCCGCTCCCATCTTCCAACCACACAGCAACCAGGCTCAGTTTGAACGAGCCAAGGTGCCTTAGCAGCTCCACTTCCAACCCCCCTAAAGCCACCCCCCTCCCACCAAACTGGGACGAGgacgcagggcagggctgaggcccGGCTTCACCTACGGGAACCGCTGGAAATCAGAGGCCTCTCAAAGCTCTTGCCAGTTCTAGCTGTTCCGCACCTCCAAGCCGCTAAGCCGTTCTGTGATCGGAAGGAGGCTGTGCTATCTAGCGgacagagcactgggctggggctcggggagctgggctctgttcccagttctCCCACTGCCTGCTGAGTGACCCTGCCCGCGTCatgtcactctgtgcctcagtttcccctcccagcctctATCTATTCAGGCTGCAAGCGCCGTAGGGCAGGGCCCCTCTCTGTGCAGTGCCTGTGGCTTCCAGGTGCTACTGGAATGAGGCcccgctgggctgggagctgtgtggaCACCGATGGGATGGTGCTTAGAGCCAAGCCCGCAGCTGAGTTAACACCCCAGAGACTTTGCAGCATCGATTTCCAATGTCAACAGATCCCCCCAGCCCCATTCTCCACCCCAGCCAGCGTCCCCTGCTGCCAGAGGGCATCACTGCATCCTCCGTCACAGCACAGCCACCcggggcccagcccagccccgcctccaAGGCCTGGcctagcccctcccccctcccctccctcgaCTGTGACCCCCGGGAACTCACATCTGCTCCAGCTGTGTCCCCAGCAGGCTCAGGAGCCTGTCCACGCCCTCTCCAGTCTTGCAGGAGAGCAGGCAGGCGGGGGGCAGCGCCCCCTCCCCGCAGGCTCCCAGCAGGGCCCCCCCGCGCCCCTCCTCCAGCAGGTCAGCCTTGTTCAGGACCAGGACGCAGGGCACCCGTCGGGCCGGGACTCCGGGGGGCAGGACGGCTCGCAAGGCCTCGGCAAGGCACCCAGGCTCCGGGGCAAGGTCCACCGCGGCCAGTACGGCCAGCACCACGTCTGCTcgctgcagcctggggggggggaggggaaggttcaTTGCACTGgtcacagagagacacacacccccccaTGCACACCTGGGAGTGCTGCCCGCTGAAGAGGGGGCGCTTGCTCCCAAACACGGGGTTAACGGTACCAAGAGGGCCCTGAGCGTGACTCCCCCTGCCCCGTTGCTGTGCCTCCCCCCCGCACCTAGAAAGGGACATgaccccatcacagcccccggGAGCAGGTCTCAGAATCTGCCCCACAGTCAgcgcctcccccccccgggagcCCGAACGGACGGGACAGAcaggcccaggctgcaggccctttGCCAGGCCACACGCAGGATGTCCCAGGAGGGGCCGGGATGGGCCTGGCTCACAGGAAGGATCCAGCAGTTTGTTTAGCGCCTGCCTGACACCCCGCAGGCCACAGCCAGAGATGGGCGGCCCCATGCAGCCGGCCCCCAGGGACCCGCCGGGTGGGAGAGCCAGCAGGCAGGGGCTTCCCCAGGGGAGGGCCTGTTTGGCTGCTGGGAGAGGCGCCTATGTCTGGGCTGCGGGTCACCGACATGTCAGCTCCGCAGAGCAACACGGACCTTACAGCTAATGGGAAATCACTGCAgctcagccctgccggtgcccctcaatcctgacccgcagctccctgctctcccagccctgccggtgcccctcagtacTGACCCCCAACCCCGAtatcccagccctgccggtgcccctcagtcccgacccccagccccgatatcccagccctgccggtgcccctcagtacTGACCCCCAACCCCGAtatcccagccctgccggtgcccctcagtcccgacccccagccccgaTATCCCatccctgccggtgcccctcagtcccgacccccagccccgatatcccagccctgccagcgcccctcaatcccgacccacaggcCCCCTGCTATTCCTATTTCTCAGAACAAAGCTGCTGTGAGGCACACGACAGGCTACGGGGAAAGGCCACCGGTCGCCTTtccacccccccagcctcctgcctcaCCTCTCCAGAGCTCGGCTCACGCCCTCCCGCTCGATGGCGTCCTGGGTCTCCCGCA
This sequence is a window from Mauremys reevesii isolate NIE-2019 linkage group 26, ASM1616193v1, whole genome shotgun sequence. Protein-coding genes within it:
- the LOC120391916 gene encoding plasmalemma vesicle-associated protein, with the protein product MDKNAYAMAKFGLESRDNLIPKRDCGFYMKYIFLFTSVIQLLIILGLVLFMIYGNTHASTDTHLRHLEEQVQEFYNKMTLLNAKNKNLTQQLNATSKEKLGCSQQLTATLKELEKCNASLRACLTSQAQCQNILIYAEYNKVMVEQCYRNMNILNITCYAEKLSLREARDRLVREAQQQQENCSQVTEKLTQAASTANSEREVCRQDGIRLRAQYSGQSQGQKQCCDLGKNMLGEIQSIQQSIRQSIQQTIQETIQGKAGTLPPYLPDICTALSQQVNTQLTTLGDKLKEKLQDQAQANGRLHSEKLLSEANLRECGQQRTRETQQHQHQLQALQAACDAEAKRSYQEKQTLTEEKGRLSQQLQENKRLLAQAELTKAQLESCRKAKGSALNPGLRNPGNPGTFGNPGTFGNPGTFGNPGTFGNPGTYGNPGTFGNPGTLGNPGTFGNTDSTSLDEIRKRLLEAKLPNQFPPKPVAQPSG